The following proteins come from a genomic window of Bradyrhizobium paxllaeri:
- a CDS encoding Ku protein, translating into MAPRANWKGFLRLSLVTCPVALYPATSDTEKVSFNQINRKTGHRIKYAKVDAETGEEVANDDIMKGYKVDTDTYIEVSKDELDDIALESTRTIEIDEFVPRTDIDSRYVIRPYYLVPDGKVGHDAFAVIRETIRSMDKVAIGRVVLTNREHIIALEPLDKGLMGTLLRYPYEVRGEKEYFEDIQDVKITKDMLDLAKHIVEQKSASFEPEQFEDRYEQALIDLINQKRNGLSTKAKAAPKTTGNVINLMDALKRSLASEKQASPAPAKSKGKKPKKAAAGQREMLLPISGGGKRAARETAKETVKEAPKKAEKPVRTAARTKKAG; encoded by the coding sequence ATGGCCCCCCGCGCCAATTGGAAGGGTTTTCTGCGCCTCTCGCTCGTGACCTGCCCGGTCGCCCTCTATCCGGCGACGTCGGATACCGAGAAGGTTTCGTTCAACCAGATCAACCGCAAGACCGGCCATCGCATCAAATACGCCAAGGTCGACGCCGAGACCGGCGAGGAAGTCGCCAACGACGACATCATGAAGGGCTACAAGGTCGACACCGACACCTATATCGAGGTGTCGAAGGACGAGCTCGACGACATCGCATTGGAATCGACCCGCACCATCGAGATCGACGAGTTCGTGCCGCGGACCGATATCGACAGCCGCTATGTTATCCGTCCCTATTATCTCGTGCCGGACGGCAAGGTCGGCCACGATGCATTTGCGGTGATCCGCGAAACCATCCGCAGCATGGACAAGGTCGCGATCGGCCGCGTGGTGCTGACCAATCGCGAGCACATCATCGCGCTGGAGCCGCTCGACAAGGGCTTGATGGGAACGCTGCTGCGCTACCCCTATGAGGTCCGCGGCGAGAAGGAATATTTCGAGGATATCCAGGACGTGAAGATCACCAAGGATATGCTTGATCTGGCGAAGCATATCGTCGAGCAGAAATCGGCCTCATTCGAGCCCGAGCAGTTCGAGGACCGCTACGAGCAAGCGCTGATCGACCTGATCAACCAGAAGCGCAACGGCCTGAGCACCAAGGCCAAGGCGGCGCCGAAGACCACCGGCAACGTCATCAACCTGATGGACGCGCTCAAGCGCAGCCTCGCCAGCGAAAAGCAGGCGTCCCCTGCCCCCGCCAAGAGCAAGGGCAAGAAGCCGAAGAAGGCGGCTGCCGGCCAGCGCGAGATGCTGTTGCCGATCAGCGGCGGCGGCAAGCGTGCCGCCAGGGAGACGGCCAAGGAAACGGTCAAGGAAGCGCCGAAGAAGGCGGAGAAGCCGGTACGTACCGCCGCCCGTACCAAGAAGGCCGGATGA
- a CDS encoding porin, with translation MITARSLILGSAAGLMALSSAQAADLPVKAKAVEYVRICSLYGAGFFFIPGTDTCIKIGGYLRADVTFNGGAHGAPAWNGDLGQQNRYRDYFLGRSRMALTVDTRTATEYGVVRTFGQGDFQFQNFGSTNPGSFATTGTSLNSALLSTAGGGYVAVEYLFIQFAGFTFGKSSSAYSTPWNGFPGNINSSLLGGNNTDTGVNNIQYTAQFGNGVSASIGLDDPTVWNRTAVYNLGIPSAIGANGTGSNVYAGMHSPDIVGNIRVDQAWGLFQLSAAAHEVSGTYNTLAAGGVPNNLSEISGHPESKWGGSVMAALQIKNLPTGAGDDIKFDVSYAKGTTKNVIATSGTSPNFAMFGSSGFGYQSVGFGATTDGVYMPGAGGTGGIVLTTAWGVRGAFNHNWSPYWSTSLFGSYSAVRYDGGTNDNLLGAGTTTAKGAYCAAFAASHSGQALNGNNAGNYTCNPDFNVSQLGIVTRWTPVKNLTFSGEVQWFHLDQKMSGSSVFTATAPKPNALYEFKNQDTVLLQLRAQRNF, from the coding sequence ATGATTACGGCGCGTTCACTCATTCTCGGCTCGGCGGCGGGTCTGATGGCCCTGAGCAGCGCACAGGCGGCCGACCTTCCGGTCAAGGCCAAGGCGGTCGAATATGTGCGGATCTGCTCGCTTTACGGCGCCGGCTTCTTCTTCATCCCCGGCACCGACACCTGCATCAAGATCGGCGGTTATCTGCGCGCGGACGTCACATTCAACGGTGGCGCCCACGGCGCGCCGGCCTGGAATGGCGATCTCGGTCAGCAAAATCGCTACCGCGACTATTTCCTGGGCCGCTCCCGCATGGCGCTGACGGTCGATACCCGCACCGCGACCGAATACGGCGTGGTCCGCACCTTCGGCCAGGGTGACTTCCAGTTCCAGAACTTCGGATCGACCAACCCCGGAAGTTTCGCCACCACCGGCACGAGCCTCAACAGCGCTCTGCTTTCCACGGCGGGCGGCGGCTATGTGGCGGTCGAGTACCTCTTCATCCAGTTCGCCGGCTTCACCTTCGGTAAGTCCTCGTCGGCCTATTCGACGCCCTGGAACGGTTTCCCGGGCAACATCAACTCGAGCCTGTTGGGCGGCAACAACACCGACACCGGCGTCAACAACATCCAGTACACCGCCCAGTTCGGCAACGGCGTTTCGGCCTCGATCGGTCTCGACGATCCCACCGTGTGGAACCGCACCGCCGTCTACAACCTCGGCATCCCGTCTGCGATCGGCGCCAACGGCACCGGTTCGAACGTCTATGCCGGCATGCATTCGCCCGACATCGTCGGCAACATCCGGGTCGACCAGGCTTGGGGTCTGTTCCAGTTGTCGGCCGCGGCCCACGAGGTTAGCGGAACCTACAACACGCTGGCCGCCGGCGGCGTCCCGAACAACCTTTCCGAGATCAGCGGCCACCCCGAGAGCAAGTGGGGCGGCTCGGTGATGGCGGCGTTGCAGATCAAGAACCTGCCGACCGGCGCCGGCGACGATATCAAGTTCGACGTATCCTATGCCAAGGGCACGACCAAGAACGTAATCGCCACCAGTGGCACCTCACCGAATTTTGCGATGTTCGGCAGCAGCGGCTTCGGCTACCAGAGCGTCGGTTTCGGCGCGACCACCGACGGCGTCTATATGCCGGGCGCAGGCGGTACCGGCGGAATCGTCCTGACGACGGCCTGGGGCGTCCGCGGCGCGTTCAATCACAACTGGAGCCCCTACTGGTCGACCAGCCTGTTCGGCAGCTACTCCGCGGTCCGCTATGACGGCGGCACCAATGACAATCTGCTCGGCGCCGGCACCACGACGGCCAAGGGGGCTTATTGCGCCGCCTTCGCTGCCAGCCATTCGGGACAGGCGCTGAACGGAAACAATGCGGGCAACTACACCTGCAACCCCGACTTCAATGTGTCGCAGCTTGGCATCGTCACCCGCTGGACCCCGGTCAAGAACCTGACGTTCTCGGGCGAAGTGCAGTGGTTCCATCTCGACCAGAAGATGTCGGGTTCGTCGGTGTTCACGGCGACCGCTCCGAAGCCGAACGCGCTCTACGAGTTCAAGAATCAGGACACCGTCCTGCTCCAGCTCCGCGCCCAGCGTAACTTCTAA
- a CDS encoding Flp family type IVb pilin, whose product MRRLLARFVDDERGATAIEYCLIAAGVSIVIVTAVNGVGSALSTKFTDVGTSIK is encoded by the coding sequence ATGCGTCGATTACTTGCACGATTTGTCGATGATGAGCGGGGTGCTACCGCCATCGAGTATTGTCTCATTGCGGCCGGTGTCAGCATCGTGATCGTCACCGCTGTCAACGGCGTCGGCAGCGCGCTCAGCACGAAATTCACCGACGTCGGCACCTCGATCAAGTAG
- a CDS encoding thiamine pyrophosphate-requiring protein codes for MKLGAAIAEIMKREGIEILCGYPVNHLIEYAANADIRPVMVRQERIGVHMADAISRVTSGQSIGAFCMQHGPGAENAMGGVAQCYGESVPVLVLPMGYARRLANIDPNFNSSQAMKAFSKSSEPINIAAEVCNIFRRAFTKLKNGRGGPVIVEIPADMWNEDVPEPLNYTPVLRTRYGADPVHVKEAAALLVAAKRPVIYAGQGVHYAKAWPQLKRLAERLAIPVTTSLGGKSSFPETHPLSLGSGGLAVPRAVPKFLGDADVIFGIGCSFTETSFGIAMPKGKTIIHSTLDPNHLNKDVEAKVGLVGDAGLVLDALLEEIGKTVTSDRDATAVAAEIAASHKEWLAKWMPKLTHNDAPLNPYRVLWDLQHTVDIHNTIITHDAGSPRDQLSPFWKSVEPLSYIGWGKTTQLGYGLGLAMGAKLAKPDKLCINVWGDAAIGFTGMDFETAVRERIPIMSILLNNFSMAIELKVMPISTEKYRSTDISGDYAAMARAFGGYGERVTKPEDIIPAIKRGIAKTQEGVPVLLEFITSKETEVSRPGT; via the coding sequence ATGAAGCTCGGCGCCGCCATCGCAGAAATCATGAAGCGGGAGGGAATCGAGATCCTCTGCGGCTATCCGGTCAATCACCTCATCGAATATGCCGCCAATGCCGACATCCGCCCGGTGATGGTGCGCCAGGAACGCATCGGCGTGCACATGGCGGACGCGATCTCCCGCGTCACCTCAGGGCAATCGATCGGCGCATTCTGCATGCAGCACGGCCCCGGCGCCGAGAACGCGATGGGCGGCGTGGCGCAATGCTACGGCGAATCCGTTCCCGTGCTGGTGCTGCCGATGGGCTATGCGCGCCGGCTTGCCAATATCGACCCGAATTTCAACTCCAGCCAGGCGATGAAGGCGTTCTCGAAATCGTCCGAGCCGATCAACATCGCGGCGGAAGTCTGCAACATCTTTCGCAGGGCATTCACCAAACTGAAGAACGGCCGCGGCGGGCCGGTGATCGTCGAAATCCCCGCCGACATGTGGAACGAGGACGTACCGGAACCCCTGAACTACACGCCGGTGCTGCGCACCCGCTACGGCGCCGACCCGGTCCATGTGAAGGAAGCGGCGGCCCTCCTCGTCGCGGCGAAGCGGCCGGTGATCTATGCCGGCCAGGGCGTGCACTACGCCAAGGCGTGGCCGCAACTCAAACGGCTGGCCGAGCGCCTCGCGATTCCCGTCACGACCAGCCTTGGCGGCAAGTCGTCATTTCCGGAAACGCATCCATTGTCGCTGGGATCAGGCGGCCTCGCCGTGCCGCGCGCGGTGCCGAAATTTTTGGGCGACGCCGACGTGATCTTCGGCATCGGCTGCTCGTTCACCGAGACGTCTTTCGGCATCGCCATGCCGAAGGGCAAGACCATCATTCATTCCACGCTTGATCCCAACCATCTCAACAAGGATGTCGAGGCCAAGGTCGGGCTGGTCGGCGACGCCGGCCTCGTTCTCGATGCCTTGCTGGAAGAGATCGGCAAGACCGTCACATCGGATCGCGATGCGACGGCGGTCGCCGCCGAGATTGCCGCTTCCCACAAGGAGTGGCTAGCGAAATGGATGCCGAAGCTGACCCATAACGACGCGCCGCTGAACCCCTACCGCGTGCTATGGGACCTGCAGCATACCGTCGACATCCACAACACCATCATCACCCACGATGCCGGCAGTCCGCGCGACCAGTTGTCCCCGTTCTGGAAATCAGTCGAGCCGCTCTCCTATATCGGCTGGGGCAAGACCACGCAGCTTGGCTACGGCCTTGGCCTTGCCATGGGCGCCAAGCTCGCAAAACCCGACAAGCTCTGCATCAATGTCTGGGGCGACGCCGCCATCGGCTTCACCGGCATGGATTTCGAGACCGCGGTGCGCGAACGCATCCCGATCATGTCGATCCTGTTGAACAATTTCTCGATGGCGATCGAGTTGAAGGTGATGCCGATCTCGACCGAGAAATACCGCTCCACCGACATTTCCGGCGATTACGCCGCGATGGCGCGCGCCTTCGGCGGCTATGGCGAGCGGGTGACGAAACCCGAAGACATCATCCCTGCCATCAAACGCGGGATTGCAAAGACGCAGGAAGGCGTTCCGGTGCTGCTGGAATTCATCACCAGCAAGGAGACCGAGGTGTCGAGGCCGGGGACCTGA